A window of the Arachis duranensis cultivar V14167 chromosome 5, aradu.V14167.gnm2.J7QH, whole genome shotgun sequence genome harbors these coding sequences:
- the LOC107488317 gene encoding serine/threonine-protein kinase HSL1, whose protein sequence is MEQFRHIGETLGSLKALMVLRDEIQINQRQCCLILEMFSLAFETIAEEIRQNLKLEERSSKWKPLELPLRELCRVFKEAELYIRQCLDSKEWWGKAITMSNNSDCVEFHIHNLLCCFPAVIEAIENAGEACCLDQTEKEKKKVMVSRKYDMEWNDSKLFQWRFGKQYLVSRDIISQLENAWKEDRWRLIESLKEKKTTSKKNEQRLAEILLKKLVNGSDSKMNQDLWPIHVLVGAKDYQVRRRLGKGKEYKEVSWLGQSFALRYFIGEKQAYEGEISKLLCLSHPNILQYLCGFYDEEKKEFNLVMELMSKDLWTYMKENSGPRRQILFSIPVVVDLMLQIARGMEYLHSKKIYHGDLNPYSVLLKARNSQEGYFHAKVSGFGLPSLRNRDPAQNPEDLNPSIWYAPEVLHEIEKGGKVSTWCKYSEKADAYSFGMICFELLTGKVPFEDNHLQGERTTQNIKAGERPLFPGRSPKYLVSLIKKCWQTDPSQRPTFSSICRILRYTKKFLSTSTEYYIINPELNNLELQSPPVDCCDIETTFLKNLPEEMAPHVSAVSQIPYQIYAYKVVEKGKISLLNSRDKGSETELPKEDSPQGSDEFSFAFEDDQVSAAEPFQFITSPKSVHGGEKPSFFSEAPAKKTVRIKSPVRKLDKLKKDQGAKSMPASRVTLKASKAYLASPAASPLHPSLRKKPTQVSETERNTPNNNKAVTTTPSTPIRRRKCEGHHVPEFMGSPRVKPRDQSPLMANKLKKTPLTMTPGRIMARTSDAHLILQKRLLMGSSTSKGGRWDHGTEHRTSLSSLALSPLSPYVMRRRRSTATAATSCGHASDSESTCSKHKRESISPFAMSPLSPYASRTTACGHVSD, encoded by the exons ATGGAACAGTTCCGGCACATTGGAGAGACTCTTGGGAGTTTGAAAGCGCTTATGGTATTGCGAGATGAAATTCAAATCAACCAACGGCAGTGCTGTTTGATCCTTGAAATGTTTAGCTTGGCGTTCGAGACGATTGCAGAGGAGATCAGGCAGAATCTGAAGCTGGAAGAGAGAAGCAGCAAATGGAAGCCTCTGGAGTTGCCTCTGAGAGAGCTTTGCAGGGTTTTCAAGGAAGCCGAGTTGTACATCCGGCAATGTTTGGATTCAAAGGAGTGGTGGGGGAAAGCCATCACCATGTCTAACAATTCTGACTGTGTTGAGTTCCATATCCACAATCTCCTTTGCTGTTTCCCGGCCGTGATCGAGGCCATTGAGAATGCAGGGGAGGCGTGTTGTCTTGATCAGAccgagaaggagaaaaagaaggtCATGGTGTCAAGGAAATATGACATGGAATGGAATGATTCCAAGCTTTTCCAATGGAGATTTGGGAAGCAGTACTTGGTCTCTCGGGATATCATCAGCCAATTGGAGAATGCGTGGAAGGAAGATAGGTGGAGGCTCATAGAATCACTCAAGGAGAAGAAAACTACGTCCAAGAAGAACGAGCAGCGGCTCGCCGAGATACTCTTGAAGAAGCTTGTAAATGGATCTGACAGCAAAATGAATCAGGATCTTTGGCCAATCCACGTTCTCGTGGGGGCCAAGGATTACCAGGTGAGGCGAAGATTGGGAAAGGGGAAGGAGTATAAGGAAGTGAGTTGGCTTGGACAGAGTTTTGCATTGAGGTACTTCATTGGAGAGAAGCAAGCCTATGAAGGTGAGATTTCAAAATTGTTATGTCTTTCTCACCCCAACATATTGCAATACCTTTGTGGATTCTACGATGAGGAGAAGAAAGAGTTTAATCTTGTGATGGAGTTGATGAGCAAGGATTTGTGGACCTACATGAAGGAGAATAGCGGTCCAAGGAGGCAGATCTTGTTCTCAATTCCAGTTGTGGTGGATCTCATGCTTCAAATTGCAAGAGGCATGGAGTATCTCCACTCCAAGAAAATCTACCATGGAGATCTTAACCCTTACAGTGTTCTACTCAAAGCAAGGAACTCCCAAGAAGGTTACTTCCATGCAAAAGTCTCAGGATTTGGCCTTCCTTCCCTGAGGAACCGCGATCCGGCACAGAACCCCGAGGACCTGAACCCTAGCATATGGTATGCTCCGGAAGTACTGCACGAGATAGAAAAAGGAGGGAAGGTTTCTACCTGGTGCAAGTACTCGGAGAAAGCAGACGCATACAGCTTTGGAATGATTTGCTTTGAGTTGCTGACAGGGAAAGTCCCTTTCGAAGATAACCACCTTCAAGGGGAGAGAACCACACAGAACATCAAAGCAGGGGAGAGGCCTCTCTTCCCTGGTCGCTCCCCAAAATACCTTGTTAGCTTAATCAAGAAGTGTTGGCAAACCGATCCTTCACAGCGTCCTACTTTCTCTTCTATTTGTAGGATCTTGCGTTACACCAAGAAGTTCCTCTCCACCAGTACTGAGTACTATATCATTAATCCCGAACTTAACAACCTTGAGCTTCAATCTCCACCTGTTGATTGCTGCGATATAGAGACCACTTTCCTTAAGAATCTACCGGAGGAGATGGCGCCACATGTTTCCGCTGTTTCTCAAATTCCTTACCAGATCTATGCTTACAAGGTTGTGGAGAAAGGGAAGATCAGCCTCTTGAATTCAAGAGATAAAGGCAGCGAGACAGAGTTGCCAAAGGAAGATTCTCCTCAAGGAAGCGATGAATTCAGCTTCGCTTTTGAAGATGATCAAGTTTCCGCGGCTGAACCCTTTCAGTTTATAACTTCTCCCAAGTCAGTTCATGGCGGCGAAAAACCGTCTTTTTTCTCCGAAGCACCGGCGAAGAAGACTGTTAGAATAAAGAGCCCAGTGCGAAAACTTGACAAGCTCAAGAAAGACCAAG GAGCGAAATCAATGCCGGCATCTCGCGTTACTTTAAAGGCAAGTAAGGCATATCTGGCGTCACCGGCAGCTAGTCCATTGCACCCTTCACTGAGAAAAAAACCAACACAAGTCTCAGAGACAGAGCGCAACACTCCTAACAACAACAAAGCTGTGACCACTACTCCTTCGACCCCAATAAGGAGAAGAAAATGCGAAGGGCATCACGTGCCAGAATTCATGGGAAGCCCGAGGGTGAAACCAAGGGATCAGTCGCCATTAATGGCTAACAAGCTGAAGAAGACACCGCTGACAATGACCCCAGGAAGGATAATGGCACGTACAAGCGACGCGCATTTGATACTGCAGAAGAGGCTCTTGATGGGTTCAAGCACAAGCAAAGGAGGAAGATGGGACCATGGAACTGAACACAGGACATCGCTGTCATCATTGGCATTGAGTCCTTTGAGTCCATATgtgatgagaagaagaagatcaacGGCGACAGCAGCAACATCATGTGGCCACGCCTCTGACTCGGAGAGCACTTGTTCTAAGCACAAAAGAGAGAGCATATCACCATTCGCAATGAGTCCTTTGAGCCCCTACGCTTCCAGAACAACAGCCTGCGGCCATGTCTCCGATTAA